The Methanomassiliicoccales archaeon genomic sequence GAGGACCTAGTCAACGTGATCAACCTTTGGGGGTCGGACGTTTTCTCACCCATGCTCAAGAACCTCAACCTGCGCGTCAATTACGTGGTGGATATGGCGACCGTCGAGGAACTTGCCCAAATGTCAGAGGCAGCCGCCACGGTGGGATTCTGCAACACGCTTGGCACATATCTTGGGGAGGGCCTCGAACAGAGCTTTGGGATTCCATATCTCAAGTCACCTCAACCCTACGGCATAGCCGGAACGGATGCCTGGATCAGAGGTCTTGCCGAGCTGACGCACCGGGAGAAATTGGCCGAGGAGTACATCGCGAGAGAACATGAGCGGGTGAAACCCAAGATTGCCGAATTGAAGAAGAAGCTGGTGGATGTCAAGGGATTGGTCGCCACGGGGTCCGCGTATTCCCATGGCCTCATCTCCGTCCTGAAGGAACTTGACATACAGGTCGACGGCTCCTTGGTGTTCCATCATGATCCGATATACGACAGCGGCGATCCACAACAGGATTCCTTGGCACAGCTGGTGAAAAATTACGGCGACGTGCCGAACTTCCTGGTGAGCCTGAGGCAGCCGTATCAGTTCTATACGCTCCTAAAGAAGGTCAACCCCGATTTCATTTTGATCAGGCACAACGGATTGGCGCCCACGGCCTCCCGCTTGGGGATACCGGCCGCACCATTGGGAGACGAGCATGTAGCGGTCGGCTATGAAGGCATCCTGAATCTGGGAAACATCGTGCTAGAGATATTGAAACGGAAGACCTTCCATAAGGACGTTGCCAAACATACGATCTCTCCCTATTCGAAATGGTGGCTGGAGCAGACGGACCCGAACATCATGGCAAAACATCCGGAGATAATCTGGGAGGGGTCACAGTGACCAAGTAGCCGAACGCAAGGTCGGATTCGATAAGCCAGGTCAGATACGGATGTGCATTGGGAGCGATGTATTCCGTGGTGGCTATCCCCGGGGTGGTGCCCATAGCGGACTCCGGTCCCGGATGCGCTGACAAACAGTATACCAGTCTCGCGCACATGAGCGGGTACCAGGGGAGCGGGCGCTTCGGCGGGGCCATTCCACCGAGCGTTAACGCGACGCAGGAGGAGGTCGTCTTCGGAGGTGCGGAGAAACTAAGGCAATTGATCCAGGCATCCGTCAAGGTATTGGACGGAGATCTCTACGTCGTTACCACCGGGTGCATCGCCGACATCGTCGGTGATGATGTCGGGGCAGTGGTCGAGAAGTTCCAGAAAAAAGGAGTTCCGGTGGTATATGCGGCGACAGGCGGATTCAAAGGGAACAACTTCATCGGCCACGAGTCGATAGCAAAGGCCATCATCGACCAGTATGTCGGAGACTATAGTGGGGAGAGAGAACAGGGACTTGTCAATGTGTGGGCGGTGTTGCCCTATCAGGATGTGCACTGGAGAGGGGACCTCGCAGAGATAAAGAGGATACTGGAAGGTATCGGGCTCAAGGTCAACATTTTGTTCGGCAACAGCTGCAATGGCGTTTCCGAATGGAGGTCGATACCACGCGCCCAGTTCAACCTGGTGATATCCTCCTGGTATGGGCTCTCGGTGGCGGAGCACCTCAATGAGAAATATGGACAGCCATATCTGCACATCCCATCGATACCGATCGGGTCGTTGGAGTCAAGGAAATTCCTGGAGACGGTCTCCGAGTTCGCTGGTCTTGACCCGAAACGGACCGAGGAGTTCGTCACCTCCGAGGAAACTGAGTTCTACAAGTACCTGGAGCAGTTCTCCGATTTCTATTCGGAGTACTGGTGGGGAATCCCGTCCAGATTTGCCGTGGTCACGGACAGCTCATATGGATTGGCCATAACCAGGTTCGCGGTCAATCAGCTCGGCCTCATACCATCTTTGGTCATCGCCACGGAAAATCCCCCGGAGGAATACCGTGAGATGATCAGCAATGAATTCAGACACATCTCGGATGACATCTCCCTGGACCTCAAGTTCATCGAGGACGGTTATCACATATCGAGTGAACTGAAGAACTCGGCTGAGAAACCGGCCATGATCTTCGGAACGACCTGGGACAGGTACGTAGCAAAGGAGCTGAAGGCCACCGTGGTGGAGGTCAGCTTCCCCGCTTCATATGAGGTGGTACTGTCCGGTTCGTACGTTGGATACCGAGGCGCGTTGCTGTTCATGGAGAAGATATTCACAACTGCCATAAGTGGGAGCGCGTGAAACCGGAGCAATTGGCTGGAACAAACGGCAGGAAGGACACGCCCTTTCAAACTATTTTCATACCCCTTTTCATTCGTGGGATTCGAATAACATTCATTCGAGGTGACTGGCTTTGAAGAATGGAACTTGTGCTGTCAAGATAGGCGGATACAATCGACTGATCTGCCCACATGACGGTCAGTTAGGACAACATTGTTTTTCTCAAGGATGCCGTTGAGCAGATCCAGAGCGGACGCAGCAACGACGATGAGTATGACCTGTTTACTCGAGAGAGGCCATCTAGCGTATTAATCACAGTATCCTGAACACATCCAGATGGGATAATAATCCTAGTTCTGGAGAATAAGGGTACTGGATAGGAAAAGTGGTGGGTCTGCCCGGATTTGAACCGGGGGCTATAGGTCCCGAACCTACAATGTTACCAAGCTACACCACAGACCCAGTGGGATAATGGGGAATAGATACGAGTATTAAAAACCTATCTGCCTCTCCTCCATTTCCCTCTTGCTTGGTTTATATCCTCCGAGCCTTGTTCCCGTCCAACCACACTCAAGTGTGAAAGCTAAGGTTGATCCAAAGGATTTTCCTTTCAACGAGTGCCAGTTGTCTGCCGTGGCGATTGCCCGAGTTTCAGGTGGCATTACAGACTTGCAACTAAGCTCCTCCTCTTCCTCGGGTCCCCGAATAGACCCGGATTCACCGCTTGTCGCATTTGGCTTACTGGCTTGTAGCCTACCCAATTCAGATATACCGATTTGGGCGATGTTCCTGGCTGCATTCAGATCCGCATCCATCTGAAAGCTGCACTCAACGCACTTGAAGTTAGGGCCTTTTCGACTCTTACGGTTGGTATTTCCGCATTTTGAACATTTCTGGGATGTGAACATTCCGTTCACCACTAGAACTTCTTTACCCAGCTCCTCGGCCTTATACTCAATATCTTTCTGTAACTCCCAATATGGCCATACCGTCAGATCGCGGCGTACTTGCCATATTGGGGAACGTTTAGATCT encodes the following:
- a CDS encoding nitrogenase component 1 gives rise to the protein MSKINLDTTTVESREQRLGTVISWSGSASDLVKESRRSQKCDGNGKRCSLCDYKGPFTQGSTCSEQMVECQAGNVRGAVLIQHAPIGCATSQSVFNSIYRNGLAIRGLPVENVNIVCTNMDEGDVVFGGSAKLRGTVEDVWDHYHPKAIFIGTSCASGIIGDDVDSVASEYTKSLGIPVMPLYCEGFRSKHWSTGFDATQHGILRQIVTRDPKRKQEDLVNVINLWGSDVFSPMLKNLNLRVNYVVDMATVEELAQMSEAAATVGFCNTLGTYLGEGLEQSFGIPYLKSPQPYGIAGTDAWIRGLAELTHREKLAEEYIAREHERVKPKIAELKKKLVDVKGLVATGSAYSHGLISVLKELDIQVDGSLVFHHDPIYDSGDPQQDSLAQLVKNYGDVPNFLVSLRQPYQFYTLLKKVNPDFILIRHNGLAPTASRLGIPAAPLGDEHVAVGYEGILNLGNIVLEILKRKTFHKDVAKHTISPYSKWWLEQTDPNIMAKHPEIIWEGSQ
- a CDS encoding nitrogenase component 1 → MYSVVAIPGVVPIADSGPGCADKQYTSLAHMSGYQGSGRFGGAIPPSVNATQEEVVFGGAEKLRQLIQASVKVLDGDLYVVTTGCIADIVGDDVGAVVEKFQKKGVPVVYAATGGFKGNNFIGHESIAKAIIDQYVGDYSGEREQGLVNVWAVLPYQDVHWRGDLAEIKRILEGIGLKVNILFGNSCNGVSEWRSIPRAQFNLVISSWYGLSVAEHLNEKYGQPYLHIPSIPIGSLESRKFLETVSEFAGLDPKRTEEFVTSEETEFYKYLEQFSDFYSEYWWGIPSRFAVVTDSSYGLAITRFAVNQLGLIPSLVIATENPPEEYREMISNEFRHISDDISLDLKFIEDGYHISSELKNSAEKPAMIFGTTWDRYVAKELKATVVEVSFPASYEVVLSGSYVGYRGALLFMEKIFTTAISGSA